From a single Equus asinus isolate D_3611 breed Donkey chromosome 2, EquAss-T2T_v2, whole genome shotgun sequence genomic region:
- the ACAN gene encoding aggrecan core protein isoform X2: MTTLLLAFVTLRVITAAISVDVSDPDNSLSVSIPEPSPLRVLLGTSLTIPCYFIHPTHPVTTAPSTAPLAPRIKWSRISKEKEVVLLVATEGQVRVNSAYQDRVSLPNYPAIPTDATLELQNLRSNDSGIYRCEVMHGIEDSEATLEVVVKGIVFHYRAISTRYTLDFDRAQRACLQNSAIIATPEQLQAAYEDGFHQCDAGWLADQTVRYPIHLPREGCYGDKDEFPGVRTYGIRDTNETYDVYCFAEEMEGEVFYATSPEKFTFQEAANECRRLGARLATTGQLYLAWQSGMDMCSAGWLADRSVRYPISKARPNCGGNLLGVRTVYLHANQTGYPDPSSRYDAICYTGEDFVDIPENFFAVSGEEDITIQTVTWPDVEMPLPQNITEGEARGNVILTVKPIFGVSPTILEPGEPFTSVPGVGTTAFPEAENETGAATRPWGVPEESTPGLGPITAFTSEDLVVQVTTAPEVPGQPRLPGGVVFHYRPGSDRYSLTFEEAQQACLQTGAVIASPEQLQAAYEAGYEQCDAGWLSDQTVRYPIVSPRTPCVGDMDSSPGVRTYGVRPSSETYDVYCYVDRLEGEVFFATRLEQFTFREALEFCGSHNATLATTGQLYAAWSRGLDKCYAGWLADGSLRYPIVTPRPACGGDKPGVRTVYLYPNQTGLPDPLSRHHAFCFRGVSVAPSPGEEEAGTPTLPSGVEDWLVTQVAPGVAAVPLGEETTAIPAFTVEPENQTEWEPAYTPLAASPLPGIPPTWPPTSAATEESTEGPWATEVPSASEKPSPSEEPSTLSAPVPIETELPSSGEPSGVPEVSGDFTGSGEVSGHLDFRGQPSEGSVSGLPSGDLDSSGLISAVGSGLHVGSGLASGDEDRIRWSTTPAVGWLPSGSEGPEPTASGVEDLSGLPSGGEVHLEPTASGVEDLGGLPSGGEIHLEPTASGVEDLGELPSGGEVHLEPTASGVEDISGFPSGGEVHVEPTASGVEDLSGLPSGGEIHLEPTASGVEDLGGLPSGGEIHLEPTASGVEDLGGLPSGEEIHLEPTASGVEDLGGLPSGGEIHLETTPSGAEDLGGLPSGGEVHLEPTASGVEDLGGLPSGGEIHVEPTASGVEDISGFPSGGEVHLEPTASGVEDLGGLPSGEEIHLEPTASGVEDLSGLPSGGEIHLEPTASGVEDLGGLPSGGEIHLETTPSGVEDLSGLPSGGEIHLEPTASGVEDLGGLPSGGEIHLEPTASGVEDLGGLPSGGEIHLEPTASGVEDLGGLPSGGEVHLEPTASGVEDLGGLPSGGEIHLEPTASGVEDLGGLPSGGEIHLEPTASGVEDLGGLPSGGEVHLEPTASGVEDLGGLPSGGEIHLEPTAPGVEDLGGLPSGGEIHLETTPSGAEDLGGLPSGGEIHLEPTASGVEDLGGLPSGGEVHLEPTASGVEDLSELPSGGEIHLEPTASGVEDLGGLPSGGEIHLEPTASGVEDLGGLPSGGEIHLETTPSGAEDLGELPSGGEVHLEPTASGVEDLGGLPSGGEIHLEPTASGVEDLGGLPSGGEIHLEPTASGVEDLGGLPSGGEIHLETTPSGAEDLGGLPSGGEIHLEPTPSGVEDLGGLPSGGEVHLEPTASGIEDLGGLPSGGEVHLEPTASGVEDLSGLPSGREGLETSASGAEDLSGLPSGREDLFGSASGALDFGRIPSGSGQAPEASGLPSGFSGEYSGVDLGSGPSSGLPDFSGLPSGFPTVSLVDTTLVEVVTATTAGQLEGRGTIGISGAGETSGLPLSELDISGGASGLPSGAELSGQASGSPDISGETSGLFGVSGQPSGFPDISGGTSGLFEVSGQPSGFSGETSGVTEFSGLSSGQPDVSGEASGVLFGSGQPFGITDLSGGASGVHDLSGQPSGLPGFSGTTSGIHDLVSSAMSGSGEPSGITFVDTSLVEVTPTPFKEEEGLGSVELSGLPSGDADLSGTSGRADVSGQSSGAPDSSGLTSQPPELSGLPSGVAEVSGESSGAETGSSLPSGAYDGSGLPSGLPTVSLVDRTLVESVTQAPTAQEAGEGPSGILELSGAHSGAPAVSGDHSGFSDLSGLPSGLVEPSGEPSSTPHFSGDFSGTIDVSGASSAATSTSGEASGLPEITLITSEFVEGVTEPTVSQELGQRPPVTFTPQLVESSGEASASGEAGGATPGFPGAGVEASSVPESGHETSAYPEAGVVASAAPEASGGASGSPDLSSATAASREADLDGGSGLGVSSSTSPFHEGPREGSASPEASGVSSTTYHVGTEASGWPSAAPAASGDRTDSSGDPSGHTSGPDVVLSTSLPESEWTPQMQRPAEALLEIESSSPLYSGEETPTAETAVSPTEASIPASPGGPGVSETAVTDIDECLSSPCLNGATCVDAIDSFTCLCLPSYQGDLCEIDQELCEKGWTKFQGHCYRYFPDRETWVDAESRCREQQSHLSSIVTPEEQEFVNNNAQDYQWIGLNDRTIEGDFRWSDGHSLQFENWRPNQPDNFFTAGEDCVVMIWHEKGEWNDVPCNYQLPFTCKKGTVACGDPPVVEHARTFGRKKARYEINSLVRYQCTEGFVQRHVPTIRCQPSGQWEEPRITCTDPASYKRRLQKRSSRAPRRSRPSTAH; this comes from the exons GTATCCCATCCACTTGCCCCGGGAAGGCTGCTATGGGGACAAGGATGAGTTTCCCGGCGTGAGGACCTACGGCATCCGTGACACCAATGAGACCTACGACGTGTACTGCTTTGCCGAGGAGATGGAGG GTGAGGTCTTTTACGCAACGTCTCCGGAGAAGTTCACCTTCCAGGAGGCAGCCAATGAGTGCCGGCGCCTGGGCGCCCGGCTGGCCACCACCGGCCAGCTCTACCTGGCCTGGCAGAGCGGCATGGACATGTGCAGCGCCGGCTGGCTGGCCGACCGCAGCGTGCGCTACCCCATCTCCAAGGCCCGGCCCAACTGCGGGGGCAACCTCCTGGGCGTGAGGACCGTCTACCTGCACGCCAACCAGACTGGCTACCCCGACCCCTCATCGCGCTACGACGCCATCTGCTACacag GTGAAGACTTTGTGGACATCCCAGAAAACTTCTTCGCTGTGAGTGGCGAGGAGGACATCACCATCCAGACGGTGACCTGGCCGGATGTGGAGATGCCACTGCCACAAAACATCACTGAGGGTGAAGCTCGAGGCAATGTGATCCTCACAGTGAAACCCATCTTTGGCGTCTCCCCCACCATCCTGGAGCCTGGGGAGCCCTTCACGTCTGTCCCTGGCGTGGGGACCACCGCCTTCCCTGAGGCGGAGAACGAGACTGGAGCGGCCACCAGACCCTGGGGCGTTCCGGAGGAGTCCACACCCGGCCTGGGCCCCATCACAGCTTTCACCAGCGAGGACCTTGTGGTACAGGTGACCACAGCTCCTGAGGTCCCTGGGCAGCCACGATTGCCAGGGG GTGTCGTGTTCCACTACCGCCCGGGCTCCGACCGATACTCTCTGACCTTCGAGGAGGCACAGCAGGCCTGCCTGCAGACAGGGGCGGTCATCGCCTCGCCCGAGCAGCTCCAGGCCGCCTACGAAGCGGGCTACGAGCAGTGTGACGCCGGCTGGCTGAGTGACCAGACCGTCAG ATACCCCATTGTGAGCCCCCGGACCCCATGTGTGGGCGACATGGACAGCAGCCCGGGGGTCAGGACCTACGGCGTGCGCCCCTCATCGGAAACCTATGATGTCTACTGCTACGTGGACAGGCTCGAGG ggGAGGTGTTCTTCGCCACACGCCTGGAGCAGTTCACCTTCCGGGAAGCCCTGGAGTTCTGTGGGTCCCACAACGCCACCCTGGCCACCACGGGCCAGCTCTATGCTGCCTGGAGCCGCGGTCTGGACAAGTGCTACGCCGGCTGGCTGGCAGACGGCAGCCTGCGCTACCCCATCGTCACCCCACGACCCGCCTGTGGTGGGGACAAGCCAGGCGTGAGGACCGTCTACCTCTACCCCAACCAGACAGGCCTCCCGGACCCACTGTCCCGGCACCACGCCTTCTGCTTCCGAG GTGTCTCAGTGGCGCCGTCTCCAGGAGAAGAGGAGGCTGGCACGCCCACACTGCCCTCAGGCGTGGAGGACTGGCTCGTGACCCAAGTGGCGCCTGGCGTGGCTGCTGTCCCCTTAGGGGAGGAGACGACAGCAATTCCAGCCTTCACCGTTGAGCCGGAAAACCAGACAGAATGGGAACCAGCCTACACGCCACTGGCTGCATCCCCACTGCCAG GGATTCCTCCTACGTGGCCTCCCACAAGTGCAGCAACAGAGGAGAGCACAGAAGgcccctgggccacggaagtgccCTCAGCCTCAGAGAAGCCATCCCCCTCGGAGGAGCCATCCACACTTTCAGCCCCAGTGCCCATCGAGACGGAGCTGCCAAGCTCTGGGGAGCCATCGGGGGTGCCTGAAGTCAGCGGTGACTTCACAGGCAGTGGAGAAGTTTCAGGACACCTGGACTTCAGGGGGCAGCCCTCAGAGGGAAGTGTAAGTGGACTGCCCTCTGGAGACCTTGACTCCAGTGGTCTCATCTCTGCAGTGGGCTCAGGCTTGCATGTGGGCAGTGGACTGGCCTCAGGGGATGAAGATAGAATTAGGTGGTCCACGACTCCTGCAGTTGGCTGGCTGCCCTCTGGAAGCGAGGGCCCAGAGCCCACTGCTTCTGGAGTAGAGGACCTCAGTGGACTTCCTTCTGGAGGAGAGGTTCATCTAGAGCCCACTGCCTCTGGAGTAGAGGACCTCGGTGGACTTCCTTCTGGAGGAGAGATCCATCTCGAGCCCACTGCCTCTGGAGTAGAGGACCTTGGTGAACTTCCTTCTGGAGGAGAGGTTCATCTTGAGCCCACTGCCTCTGGAGTAGAGGATATCAGTGGATTTCCTTCTGGAGGAGAGGTTCATGTTGAGCCCACTGCCTCTGGAGTAGAGGATCTCAGTGGACTTCCTTCTGGAGGAGAGATCCATTTAGAGCCCACTGCCTCTGGAGTAGAGGACCTTGGTGGACTTCCTTCTGGAGGAGAGATTCATCTAGAGCCCACTGCCTCTGGAGTAGAGGACCTCGGTGGACTTCCTTCTGGAGAAGAGATTCATCTTGAGCCCACTGCCTCTGGAGTAGAGGACCTTGGTGGACTTCCTTCCGGCGGAGAGATTCATCTGGAGACCACTCCCTCCGGAGCAGAGGACCTTGGTGGACTTCCTTCTGGAGGAGAGGTTCATCTTGAGCCCACTGCCTCTGGAGTAGAAGACCTCGGTGGACTTCCTTCTGGAGGAGAGATTCATGTTGAGCCCACAGCCTCTGGAGTAGAGGATATCAGTGGATTTCCTTCTGGAGGAGAGGTTCATCTTGAGCCCACTGCCTCTGGAGTAGAAGACCTCGGTGGACTTCCTTCTGGAGAAGAGATCCATCTAGAGCCCACTGCCTCTGGAGTAGAGGACCTCAGTGGACTTCCTTCTGGAGGAGAGATCCATTTAGAGCCCACTGCCTCTGGAGTAGAGGACCTCGGTGGACTTCCTTCTGGAGGAGAGATCCATCTCGAGACCACTCCCTCTGGAGTAGAGGACCTCAGTGGACTTCCTTCTGGAGGAGAGATTCATCTAGAGCCCACTGCCTCTGGAGTAGAGGACCTCGGTGGACTTCCTTCTGGAGGAGAGATCCACCTAGAGCCCACTGCCTCTGGAGTGGAGGACCTCGGTGGACTTCCTTCTGGAGGAGAGATTCATCTAGAGCCCACTGCCTCTGGAGTAGAGGACCTCGGTGGACTTCCTTCTGGAGGAGAGGTTCATCTAGAGCCCACTGCCTCTGGAGTAGAGGACCTCGGTGGACTTCCTTCTGGAGGAGAGATTCATCTTGAGCCCACTGCCTCTGGAGTAGAGGACCTTGGTGGACTTCCTTCTGGAGGAGAGATTCATCTAGAGCCCACTGCCTCTGGAGTAGAGGACCTTGGTGGACTTCCTTCTGGAGGAGAGGTTCATCTAGAGCCCACTGCCTCTGGAGTAGAGGACCTCGGTGGACTTCCTTCTGGAGGAGAGATTCATCTTGAGCCCACTGCCCCTGGAGTAGAGGACCTTGGTGGACTTCCTTCCGGCGGAGAGATTCATCTGGAGACCACTCCCTCTGGAGCAGAGGACCTTGGTGGACTTCCTTCTGGAGGAGAGATCCATCTCGAGCCCACTGCCTCTGGAGTAGAGGACCTCGGTGGACTTCCTTCTGGAGGAGAGGTCCATCTTGAGCCCACTGCCTCTGGAGTAGAGGACCTCAGTGAACTTCCTTCTGGAGGAGAGATCCATCTAGAGCCCACTGCCTCTGGAGTAGAGGACCTCGGTGGACTTCCTTCTGGAGGAGAGATCCACCTAGAGCCCACTGCCTCTGGAGTAGAGGACCTCGGTGGACTTCCTTCTGGAGGAGAGATTCATCTAGAAACCACTCCCTCCGGAGCAGAGGACCTTGGTGAACTTCCTTCTGGAGGAGAGGTCCATCTTGAGCCCACTGCCTCTGGAGTAGAAGACCTCGGTGGACTTCCTTCTGGAGGAGAAATCCATCTCGAGCCCACTGCCTCTGGAGTAGAGGACCTCGGTGGACTTCCTTCTGGAGGAGAGATCCACCTAGAGCCCACTGCCTCTGGAGTAGAGGACCTCGGTGGACTTCCTTCTGGAGGAGAGATTCATCTAGAGACCACTCCCTCCGGAGCAGAGGACCTTGGTGGACTTCCTTCTGGAGGAGAGATCCATCTCGAGCCCACTCCCTCTGGAGTAGAGGACCTTGGTGGACTTCCTTCTGGAGGAGAGGTCCATCTCGAGCCCACTGCCTCTGGCATAGAGGACCTCGGTGGACTTCCTTCTGGAGGAGAGGTCCATCTCGAGCCCACTGCCTCTGGAGTAGAGGACCTCAGTGGACTTCCTTCTGGAAGGGAAGGTCTAGAGACCTCTGCTTCTGGAGCTGAGGACCTTAGTGGGTTGCCTTCTGGAAGAGAGGACTTGTTTGGGTCAGCTTCTGGAGCCTTGGACTTTGGCAGAATACCTTCTGGAAGTGGGCAAGCTCCTGAAGCAAGTGGCCTTCCCTCTGGATTTAGTGGTGAGTATTCTGGGGTGGACCTTGGAAGTGGCCCATCCTCTGGCCTGCCGGACTTTAGTGGACTTCCGTCTGGGTTCCCAACCGTCTCCCTAGTGGATACGACATTGGTGGAAGTCGTCACAGCCACCACTGCAGGTCAACTGGAAGGGAGGGGAACGATTGGCATCAGTGGTGCTGGAGAAACATCTGGACTGCCCTTAAGCGAGCTGGACATTAGTGGCGGAGCTAGTGGACTCCCTTCAGGAGCTGAACTCAGTGGCCAGGCATCTGGGTCTCCTGACATCAGTGGGGAAACATCTGGACTCTTTGGTGTCAGTGGACAGCCGTCAGGGTTTCCTGACATCAGTGGGGGAACATCTGGGCTTTTTGAGGTCAGCGGGCAGCCATCAGGATTTTCTGGGGAAACATCTGGAGTGACTGAGTTTAGTGGACTGTCCTCTGGACAACCAGATGTCAGTGGAGAAGCTTCTGGAGTTCTTTTTGGCAGTGGTCAACCATTTGGCATAACCGACCTGAGTGGAGGAGCATCCGGGGTCCATGATCTCAGTGGGCAGCCATCGGGGTTGCCGGGGTTCAGTGGGACAACATCTGGAATCCATGACCTGGTTTCCAGTGCCATGAGTGGCAGTGGTGAACCTTCTGGCATTACGTTTGTGGACACCAGTTTGGTCGAAGTGACCCCGACTCCGtttaaagaagaagaaggttTGGGATCCGTGGAACTCAGCGGGCTCCCTTCAGGGGACGCAGACCTCTCGGGCACATCTGGGAGAGCAGATGTCAGTGGACAATCTTCTGGAGCACCTGATTCCAGTGGGCTTacatcccagcctccagaactcagTGGCCTGCCAAGTGGCGTCGCTGAGGTCAGTGGAGAATCCTCTGGAGCTGAGACTGGGAGCAGCCTGCCCTCGGGAGCCTACGACGGCAGTGGACTTCCCTCTGGTCTCCCCACTGTCTCCCTTGTAGACAGAACTTTGGTGGAATCTGTAACCCAGGCTCCAACAGCCCAAGAAGCAGGAGAAGGGCCTTCGGGCATTTTGGAACTCAGTGGTGCCCATTCTGGAGCACCGGCCGTGTCTGGAGACCATTCGGGATTTTCGGACTTAAGCGGGCTGCCGTCAGGGCTGGTGGAGCCCAGTGGAGAGCCATCGAGTACTCCACATTTCAGTGGGGACTTCTCGGGcaccattgatgtaagtggggcaTCCTCGGCGGCCACGAGCACCAGTGGGGAAGCCTCAGGACTTCCAGAAATTACTTTAATCACTTCTGAGTTCGTGGAGGGTGTTACTGAACCAACTGTTTCCCAGGAACTCGGCCAGAGACCCCCTGTGACATTCACCCCCCAGCTTGTTGAGTCCAGTGGAGAAGCCTCTGCGTCTGGAGAAGCCGGTGGAGCTACGCCCGGGTTCCCCGGGGCTGGAGTGGAAGCATCCTCAGTCCCAGAATCCGGCCATGAGACGTCTGCCTATCCTGAGGCCGGGGTGGTGGCGTCTGCTGCCCCCGAGGCCAGCGGAGGAGCTTCTGGGTCCCCTGATCTGAGTTCAGCCACCGCCGCCTCCCGTGAAGCTGACCTGGACGGAGGCTCAGGCCTGGGCGTGAGCAGCAGCACGTCCCCCTTTCACGAAGGCCCCAGGGAGGGCTCAGCCAGCCCGGAGGCCAGTGGAGTGTCAAGCACCACCTACCACGTTGGCACAGAGGCATCAGGCTGGCCTTCGGCCGCCCCCGCGGCTTCCGGAGACAGGACTGACAGCAGCGGAGACCCATCTGGCCACACCTCGGGCCCAGATGTGGTCCTGAGCACCAGCCTCCCAGAGTCTGAGTGGACCCCGCAGATGCAGCGCCCTGCAGAGGCGCTCCTAGAAATCGAGTCCTCAAGCCCCCTGTACTCAGGAGAAGAGACCCCAACAGCCGAAACAGCCGTCTCCCCGACAGAGGCTTCCATCCCAGCTTCTCCAGGAGGACCAGGTGTATCGGAGACAGCCGTCACAG ACATTGATGAGTGCCTCTCAAGCCCTTGTCTGAATGGAGCCACCTGCGTGGACGCCATCGACTCTTTCACATGCTTATGCCTTCCCAGCTACCAAGGGGACCTGTGTGAGATCG ACCAGGAGCTGTGTGAGAAGGGCTGGACCAAGTTCCAGGGCCACTGTTACCGCTACTTTCCCGACCGCGAGACCTGGGTGGACGCCGAGAGCAGGTGTCGGGAGCAGCAGTCACACCTGAGCAGCATCGTCACTCCCGAGGAACAGGAGTTTGTCAACA ACAATGCCCAAGACTACCAGTGGATCGGCCTGAATGACAGGACCATCGAAGGGGACTTCCGCTGGTCAGATGGACACTCCTTG CAATTTGAGAACTGGCGCCCCAACCAGCCCGACAACTTCTTCACGGCCGGCGAGGACTGCGTGGTGATGATCTGGCACGAGAAGGGCGAGTGGAACGACGTGCCCTGCAATTACCAGCTGCCCTTCACGTGTAAAAAGGGCACGG TGGCCTGCGGAGACCCCCCTGTGGTGGAGCACGCCAGGACCTTTGGGCGGAAGAAGGCGCGGTACGAGATCAACTCCCTGGTGCGGTACCAGTGCACCGAGGGCTTTGTCCAGCGCCACGTGCCCACCATCCGCTGCCAGCCCAGCGGACAGTGGGAGGAGCCCCGGATCACCTGCACAGACC CCGCCAGCTACAAGCGCAGACTACAGAAGCGGAGCTCCCGGGCCCCACGGAGGAGCCGCCCCAGCACGGCCCACTGA